Below is a window of Pseudodesulfovibrio sp. 5S69 DNA.
GACATGACCCGCGACATGGTCCAGATCTTCAAAAAGTAGCCGGCCTCGCTGCCGGACTGCGTCCAAGGACGACAAACCGATGCAACTCGACGACGACATTCTGGGATTCCTCCGGGGGGAGCAGTTCTCCTCCGGCTGCTGCCTCAGACTCTCCGGCGACTTCAAGGAGCGCAGCAGGCTCACCTACATGCAGCGGGTGGTCAAGGGCGCGTCCGTGCTGCACATCGGATGCGTGGACCATACCCCGGAGAAGGTCCGCCGGAAACTCGCGCGCGGCGTCTGGCTGCACAAGCTGCTCATGGACAGCGCCGAACTGTGCGCCGGGGTGGACATCAACGAATCCGGCGTCAAGTACCTGAGCGAGGACATGGGCCTGCCGCACATCCACTGCGGCGATATCCTGCGCGACACCATCCCGGGGGTGAACGACCGGCAGTGGGACTTCGTGGTCCTCGGCGAACTGCTGGAGCACACGGACAACCCGGTGGACTTCCTGGCCACCCTGCGCAGCCGTCCAGGCCTGGAGCGGGCCGCCTGCATCATCACCGTGCCCAACGCCTTCTACTACAAGAATTTCAAAAAGGCCCTGAAGCAATACGAGGACATCAACTCCGACCACCGCTACTGGTTCACCCCGTACACCCTGGCCAAGGTGCTGACCAGGGCCGGATACGCGGTGGACGACCTGCAACTGACCCAGGACCGGGCCTTCAAGTTCTTTCCGCCCATCCCGTGGTTCATCCTGAGCCGCTACCCCCTGCTGCGGAGCAAGGTCGTGGCCCTGGCGTCGCCGATCCCAGGCCGAGAATAGCAAAAGGCCCGGACCAACGTCCGGGCCTTTTTCATGCCGTGCGGGGAACTCCGCCTCATTTCATCTTGAGGTCGATCAGCAGGAGCATCTGCAGTGCCTTGGTGATCTCCGGGTCATAGCGCGGGTCCTGGGCCAGGGCCGTGGCCGCCTGGACGTAGCCCATGGCCTCGGCGTACGGCCGCTTGGTGATCATGGCGCAGAAGGAGTCGGCGACCGCGGTCAGCCGGCCGGGGAACTCCTGCTTGACCGACTTGAGCGGATAGCCCGAGCCGTTCAGCCGCTCGTGGTGCTCGGACACGCACTGGTCCATCTCGGCGTAGCGCAGGCCGAGCTTGCCGAGCATCTCAAAGCCCACCTTGGTGTGGGCGTTGACCTTGCTGCGCTCGTCGCCGGTCAGGGGCTTGTCCTTGGTGCGGATGAAGACGGGCACCTTGGCCATGCCCAGGTCGTGCAGGAAGAGCCCGGCCAGGACCCGGTCGAAGGTGGTCCGCTTGACCGCGTCCGAAAAGCCCTTGTCCTTGAGCTTGCCCCACAGGGCCAGGCCGAGGAAGCCGGTGTTCATGGAGTGGTTCTCCAGGGTGTGCTCCCGATGCAGCCGCCGGACCAGGGCACGGGCGCGGCGGATGTCCGCGTAGAGGTATTCGGACAGGACCATGAGGTCCACCCAGAGCTTTTCGAAGACCGCGTTCACGGGCTGCTCGAAGAACTCGGCCAGCCTGCGGGTCAGGGCCTGGGTGAAGATGTCCGCGATCTCCTTTTCCTTGAGGTTCTTGTCCACCAGGACCAGGTCGAGCTGGAAGCTGATGTGCTTGACGTAGACCGGATGGTCCTCGCGCGAAACGAAGACCAGCCCCTCGTTGGTCAGGACGGCCAGTTCGGCCACCTGGTCGTTGGAAAGCCTGCCGCCCACCTTGTAGTACGGCACCACCCTGGCGACGTCCTCTTTGAAGGTGAAGATGTTCAGGGGAGGGCGATACTTGTTGAAGCTGCCCAGGATGTCCTCGCTGACCTGGTAATACTCTTCATTGAGTCCATCGGGAATGTCGTGCTTCTGGTCGGCTCGCATTGCTGGGCTAGTCCTCTTCCTTGATCAGTTTCTCGTACAGCTTGACCACGTTGGTCTGAGTGGCGGACTTGCCCCGCTCGGGCTGGCCCGCCGTGATGATGACGATGTCTCCCTCCACGAAATCCTCGCACTGGCGGACAAAGACCTCGGCCCGCTCCTGGTGGTCGTGGATCACGTCCAGCGGTATGGCAGGGATAACCCCCCAGGACAAATTTGTGAAGTGTCGGACCGTATGGTCGGACGACAGGGCGTAGACCGACTGCCGGGGGCGGCAGGACGAGAGCAGCCGGGAGGTGGCCCCGGAGGTGGAGTGGCAGACGATGGCCCGTGCGTTGGTCTTGCCCGCGAGCATGGCCGCGGCATAGGCCAGGAAGGTCGAGGGGTTGTCCTTGGCCCCGCCCCGGTCCAGTTCCTCGGGCCCGGACTCGAACATGAAGGCCTCGATCTCGTAGGCGATCTTGCGCATGAACCGGACGGTCTCGCCGGGATAGTTGCCGATGGCCGTCTCCTCGGAGAGCATGACGCAGTCCGCGCCGTCCAGGATGGCGTTGGCCACGTCCGTGGTCTCGGCCCGGGTGGCCATGGGCGAATTGACCATGGAGAGCAGCATCTGGGTGGCCACGATGACCGGCTTGCCCGCCTGGTTGCATTGCTTGATGATGCGCTTCTGGGCCACGGGCAGCTCGGCCAGATCCAGCTCCAGGCCGAGGTCGCCGCGCGCGACCATAATGCCGTCGGCCTCCCGCAGGATCTCGTCCAGACAGTCCAGGGCCGCGGTGCGCTCCAGCTTGGCGATGATGGGCAGGGCCTTGCCGTGCTTGAGCATCTCCTTGCGCAGGTGACGGATGTCCTCGGGCTTCTGGACGAAGCTCATGGCCACCACGTCCACGCCCAACTCCATGCCGATGGCCAGGTCCGCCTTGTCCTTTTCGGTCAACGGGGCCAGCGGGGTCTTGGTGCCAGGGAAGGTGATGCCCTTGCGCGGCGGGCACATGCCCGAGTTGATGGCCTTCAGCCGGATAAGGTTCTCACCCTCGATCTTGACCACGTTGAAACGGATCATGCCGTCGGACAGGGCCACGGGGTCGCCGACCTTCACGCCGTGGAACATCTCGGGGATGTCCAGGCAGATGAACGGCTCGTTCACGCCCTCGGCCTTGTCCGGGGTGCCGAGCAGGACCTCGGTGCCCTTGGTCACCTCGATGGCCCCCAGGCCCACGTCGCAGGTGCGGATCTTGGGCCCGGACAGGTCCTGGAGCACGGTCAGGGTCAGGCCGGTCTCCTGCTCCAGCCGACGGATGATCTCGACCATCTTGGCGAAGAACTCCTTGCCCCCGTGGGAAAAGTTGAGCCGGAAGATCTTGGCCCCCGAGCGGACCAGCTCCTTGACCGCCTCATAGGTCTCGGTCGCCGGTCCCAGCGTGGATATGATCTTTATGTGCCTGTCCATGACGGCCTCCCCTGCCCCGGCTCCCGCCCTTTGGGCGTTCCGGCCGGAGCTTGTCTTGAGTTTTGAATTTACAGAACAATTGCCGAAGGCACTCGTTCAAGATTGGTGCAAGTCTAGGCTTCGGACGTAAAAAAATCAATTAAACTCGGTGAATTTTGGTCAGCATTTCCGTGAGAACGGTTGACTTTCCCTTGATTTTCCCGCAGAGGTGGGAAGAAGTGGAATTTAGTGTAGACATGGTGTAAAGGTGTGGAGCAAGATGGTGTTCCGGGGAAAATGATGAAGTTCAGAGGTCACGCACACAGAAGCCTGGACGACAAGGGACGGCTGATCCTGCCGCCCGAGTTCCGGGATGCGATCCGCGCGGAATTGCCCGACGCGGTCATCGTGCTGACCATCTTCGACAAGCATGTCGTGGGCATCACCCCGGACCAGTGGAGCAAGCTCGAACGCGAACTGGAGTCCATCAAGTCGCCCAGCCGCGCGCTGCAGAACACCATTCGGCTGCTGAACCTGGGGTACACCGAGACCCCGGTGGGCAAGCAGGGGCGCATCGCCATTCCCGCGCACCTGCGCAAGTCCGGCAAGCTGGACAAGGAAGTGGTGGTCATCGGCGCGGGCAGGCGGCTGGAGATCTGGTCCGCCGAGGCATTCGAAGACCTGCTCGACCAGGACTACGACGTGTCCTCGGAGCTGGCGGAAAACAACGTCTCCCTGCCCTTCTAGATGAAGCCGGGAGAGGTCAACCCCGCATCGCTGCACACCACGGTTCTTTTACATGAAGTGGTTCGGTGGCTGCGCCCCCGCCCGGGAGGCCGTTACATGGACGGCACGCTGGGCATGGGCGGCCACAGCCTGGCGCTCATGGAAGCGGCGGGCGAGGGGGCCGAGCTCGTGGGGCTCGACCGGGACCGGGAGGCATTGGCGCTCGCGACCAAGCGGCTTGAGCCGTTCAAGGACCGTGTGCACCTCTTTCACCTGCCCTTCTCCCGGTTTGAGGAAGCCCTGGACGAGGTCGGCTGGGAGTCGATCGACGGCGCGGTCCTGGACCTCGGCGTCTCCTCCCTCCAACTGGACGAGGCTGATAGAGGATTCAGCTTCATCCACGACGGGCCTCTGGACATGCGCATGGACCCGGACGTCGGCCCGTCGGCCGAGGTGCTGGTCAATACGCTGAAACACGGGGAGTTGGCGCGGATCATCCGGGTCTACGGGGAAGACCCCCTGGCCGGGAAGATCGCGTCCGCAATAGTGAGGGAACGGGAAAAGGGAGCGATCACGAGGACGCTCCGGCTGGCCGAGATAGTGCGGCTGGCCTACCCGCCGAAGATGCGGCATACGGCCCGCAACCACCCGGCAACCCGGACCTTCCAGGGACTGCGCATAGCGGTCAACAGGGAAACTGAGGAACTTGAACATTACCTTGCAACCATAGTCGGACGCCTGCAACCGGGCGCGAGGCTGGCCATAATCTCGTTTCACTCCCTGGAGGACAGGGCCGTGAAGCACGCATTTCGGGATGCCGCCAAGGGGTGCAAATGCCCCCCGCACCAACTCCACTGCAC
It encodes the following:
- the rsmH gene encoding 16S rRNA (cytosine(1402)-N(4))-methyltransferase RsmH; amino-acid sequence: MKPGEVNPASLHTTVLLHEVVRWLRPRPGGRYMDGTLGMGGHSLALMEAAGEGAELVGLDRDREALALATKRLEPFKDRVHLFHLPFSRFEEALDEVGWESIDGAVLDLGVSSLQLDEADRGFSFIHDGPLDMRMDPDVGPSAEVLVNTLKHGELARIIRVYGEDPLAGKIASAIVREREKGAITRTLRLAEIVRLAYPPKMRHTARNHPATRTFQGLRIAVNRETEELEHYLATIVGRLQPGARLAIISFHSLEDRAVKHAFRDAAKGCKCPPHQLHCTCGGVPEIKVLTRKPEAASDAERDANPRARSAKLRVAERLGPDGEEA
- a CDS encoding methyltransferase domain-containing protein, translated to MQLDDDILGFLRGEQFSSGCCLRLSGDFKERSRLTYMQRVVKGASVLHIGCVDHTPEKVRRKLARGVWLHKLLMDSAELCAGVDINESGVKYLSEDMGLPHIHCGDILRDTIPGVNDRQWDFVVLGELLEHTDNPVDFLATLRSRPGLERAACIITVPNAFYYKNFKKALKQYEDINSDHRYWFTPYTLAKVLTRAGYAVDDLQLTQDRAFKFFPPIPWFILSRYPLLRSKVVALASPIPGRE
- a CDS encoding HD-GYP domain-containing protein; the encoded protein is MRADQKHDIPDGLNEEYYQVSEDILGSFNKYRPPLNIFTFKEDVARVVPYYKVGGRLSNDQVAELAVLTNEGLVFVSREDHPVYVKHISFQLDLVLVDKNLKEKEIADIFTQALTRRLAEFFEQPVNAVFEKLWVDLMVLSEYLYADIRRARALVRRLHREHTLENHSMNTGFLGLALWGKLKDKGFSDAVKRTTFDRVLAGLFLHDLGMAKVPVFIRTKDKPLTGDERSKVNAHTKVGFEMLGKLGLRYAEMDQCVSEHHERLNGSGYPLKSVKQEFPGRLTAVADSFCAMITKRPYAEAMGYVQAATALAQDPRYDPEITKALQMLLLIDLKMK
- the pyk gene encoding pyruvate kinase — encoded protein: MDRHIKIISTLGPATETYEAVKELVRSGAKIFRLNFSHGGKEFFAKMVEIIRRLEQETGLTLTVLQDLSGPKIRTCDVGLGAIEVTKGTEVLLGTPDKAEGVNEPFICLDIPEMFHGVKVGDPVALSDGMIRFNVVKIEGENLIRLKAINSGMCPPRKGITFPGTKTPLAPLTEKDKADLAIGMELGVDVVAMSFVQKPEDIRHLRKEMLKHGKALPIIAKLERTAALDCLDEILREADGIMVARGDLGLELDLAELPVAQKRIIKQCNQAGKPVIVATQMLLSMVNSPMATRAETTDVANAILDGADCVMLSEETAIGNYPGETVRFMRKIAYEIEAFMFESGPEELDRGGAKDNPSTFLAYAAAMLAGKTNARAIVCHSTSGATSRLLSSCRPRQSVYALSSDHTVRHFTNLSWGVIPAIPLDVIHDHQERAEVFVRQCEDFVEGDIVIITAGQPERGKSATQTNVVKLYEKLIKEED
- a CDS encoding division/cell wall cluster transcriptional repressor MraZ, with product MKFRGHAHRSLDDKGRLILPPEFRDAIRAELPDAVIVLTIFDKHVVGITPDQWSKLERELESIKSPSRALQNTIRLLNLGYTETPVGKQGRIAIPAHLRKSGKLDKEVVVIGAGRRLEIWSAEAFEDLLDQDYDVSSELAENNVSLPF